A segment of the Aromatoleum aromaticum EbN1 genome:
CATCATTTGTCGGGAATGGGGCTCGATCCGTGGAACCCGCGGCGAATGACTGCGCTGCGCGAGCGGATTCACCCTTTCGGCGTAACGCTCTGCAACAACGGCGCCCTGTCTCTGCTCACCCAGGAAACCCAACTTGGATGGCATGTGCCGCGCTTCATCTCTGCAGAGCTTGCAGTCGCGCAGTGGGCGCGCGAGCAGATGGGGGGCACGGAAGAGTCGCGCAACCTGGCCGAAGAGGTCGAGATGTACCTGCGCGCCTGGCGCCCGCATGCCGACCTCATTCGCCATCCGCGCCAACGGGGCATCTCCGGCCACGAACATCAGTTCGATTTTCTGCAGAATGACGAGCTGATTGACGTCATTACGCCTCACCACAACGCAACCGGCGGTCTGATGCGCAAACTCGTCGACGTGCTGAATGCGGGCGACGAGAGCGCCCCAAAGGTTCGCGTTATCGTCGACGACCGCACTGACCCGGCCCGAGCGGGCATCGAAATGCAGATCATCGCCTCTCTGGCGAAAGCAATGCCGCTCTCCAAGCTCCTCGATCGAGTGCATTCCGGGTCAGCCTGACCTCGATACACGCTCATGACGGATTAGGTGACCCGCGCTGAGTTCGGCGCCGCGATGTCGAAGATCGACGCCCGGTTTGCGTCGGTCGAAGGTCGCATGGACTCGCTCAGAGATGCCGTGGCTGAGATGCGCACCGATCTTCACGAGATGGACGCCTCGATCAAGACGTGGATGCTCGGCACCGTGCTGGCCATCCTCGGCACGATGCTGGCCGCCATCTTCGGCATCGCCCAGATAATGAAGCCGTTCCAGCAGTCCGTCGCATCACAGCCGGCTCCGATCATCATCAACATCCCGCCATCACAGGCCGCGCCTCCCGCGCCTGCACAGTAAGCCAGCCTCTCGGCATCGGCCAGCCCGCCCCGCGCCTAGCCGGTACGGTAAGGTGTTGATGGTTTGTTGAAGGCCGCATCCTGCAAGGGATTGCGGCCTTTTCTATGCACGGAAAAAACTCCCGCGCATCAAACCCCCGAAAACAAAGGGCTGCCGGCACTTCGGCAGCCCTCAATCAACACCTTAAGTTACCGGCTAGGCCCCGCGCGGGCTTTTTTTACGCGACGAACGCCTCCATCGGCAGATGAAACCGCTCCGACAACGCCTTCACCTGGCGCAGGTTGAGGGATCGTTTCCCGGACAGCACTTCCGACACAACCGACTGAGAGCCCACTTCGGGTAAATCGGACTGGCGAATGCCGCGCTCTGCCATCAGTTGACGCAGGAATTCATGCGGTGCCATCGGCGGCCACGGATGTGCGCGCTCTTCGTACTCGCGGATGCGGTCCGCGACGATCGATAGCAGCCCGAAAACCGGATGTGATTCATTGCCGCCGAAGCGCTCGAACGCCTCGGCGACGAACGCCAGCAACGCCTCATAGTGCGACTCGTCGCGGACCGGCGCCCCCAGGCCGAGCGCATCACTCACGGCGGCCCACGACTCGATTACATCCGTCACGCTCATTTCCACTCTCCTTTGTCGTACTCGGCATGCGTCAGCACCGCCTTCACCCACAGCAACTGTGCAGCGAAGGCGATTGATGCGATCAAGCGGTACTTGTTGCCGCCGATGTTGAACACGAAGCGGTCTCCGACCTTATCGAGACTCCCGAAGGTCGCGCGAAGCGCCGAGAAACTGTCGTAACGCCCCTTTTCGACCAGATGCCGGAAAGCCTGCAGCGGCGCTTCCGCGTCTGGGTGGAGGGTTGCGAACTCACGCAGCGCCTTGTTTGAGCTCAGCTTCATGAAAATATTATATAGCAATTTGCGATATTACACCCCGGCGAGTCACGGCAGTTCGCGCACCCGCAGGTAACGAGGAAAACGCGGCAGGCCTTTCGCGGTGA
Coding sequences within it:
- a CDS encoding DUF1828 domain-containing protein, whose protein sequence is MFELGTPFSFDDGTAICLYVINRAPLVEINDEALALHHLSGMGLDPWNPRRMTALRERIHPFGVTLCNNGALSLLTQETQLGWHVPRFISAELAVAQWAREQMGGTEESRNLAEEVEMYLRAWRPHADLIRHPRQRGISGHEHQFDFLQNDELIDVITPHHNATGGLMRKLVDVLNAGDESAPKVRVIVDDRTDPARAGIEMQIIASLAKAMPLSKLLDRVHSGSA
- a CDS encoding helix-turn-helix domain-containing protein is translated as MSVTDVIESWAAVSDALGLGAPVRDESHYEALLAFVAEAFERFGGNESHPVFGLLSIVADRIREYEERAHPWPPMAPHEFLRQLMAERGIRQSDLPEVGSQSVVSEVLSGKRSLNLRQVKALSERFHLPMEAFVA
- a CDS encoding type II toxin-antitoxin system HigB family toxin — encoded protein: MKLSSNKALREFATLHPDAEAPLQAFRHLVEKGRYDSFSALRATFGSLDKVGDRFVFNIGGNKYRLIASIAFAAQLLWVKAVLTHAEYDKGEWK